ACGCCATTCACTCGATAATCCTTTCGGACCGGACCTTCGAATCCTAATGGATCATTTAGTTGAGCCCAAATCATATTTTCCTCTTGCACAGCTTTCTTCCAATCTGTCTCCTTTTGGTCCAGCGAAATACTGATCATGTTAAAGTTGCCATCTTCACACAACTCATAAATATGTCGCAAATGAGGAATTTCTCCTCGACAAGGGGCACACCATGAAGCCCAAAATTCTAGCATATTACATTGTCCCGGTAGAATATACTCGGATAATTTCACTTTCTTACCCTCTAGATTCGTCAATTCGATATCCTTATACAACTCTCCTTTAGCACATGCTTTAGCTCTCTCTATCGCTATCTGTAATCTTTTTCCCAAAGGAGTCTCCAACAATTGAGGGGCAATCATCTCGATGTATTGATTAATCTCCTTCAATGTAAAACAAGAAGGATTAGCATCCAATAACCAAATAAGACCGTCTACCGCAACAATAGAATTACCATGTGTTTTCAAAAATCGCAAAATCCGATCGTTCAATTCTTTTACTGTCTTATCCCTCTCCCGTACCATCTCCATCACTTCGTGTAGCGTAATTTCTCCTGTTTCAACTTTTTTATAAGCATCTAAATAATCATTTCTAGCATCAAACCTTTGTTGGCGAAGATTCGTTGTTTGCCTTAAATAATCCATATATAAATCTACATCCAAAGAGCCTGTTATCAGCACATTATGATCCTGAATTTTGGGAGAAAAATAACAAGAAGGTAAACTATCCACCGGACACGTACAATGCAACTCAACCCCATCACTCAAAAAAAGAACTGTCCTTCGTAACTCCACCTTCCTTTGATTCTGTTCATCTGGAGTTAAATTATAAATCAACATCGCCATTCTCGGACAAGATAAAGATTTTGTACTTTCCAATACGAACTTCTCTCCTAGAACAATTGTTGAATCAATTTTCTCCGCAGAATCTTCATCGATCATTTCCAGATAAACTTTCACACCATCTTGCATCCCAGGAATCATCCCAGTAATCCGATAACCTGTTGTACTCCCGCATCCAGCTAGAACAATACAATAACTCATTATCAATAAAAATTTTCTCATTACTTTCATATTTAATCAATAATTAAAGCCTGCCACCGAGTTGCTAAATCTTCAATATCTATCCCGTAATACTCTGTAAAGTAAGATTTGATAATCTCGTATTTACTCTTCAACTTCGGGAATTTTTCGAAAACGATTACTCGTTCTGCCTTAGGTTGCGTCAAGATACAAGCAACCATTGCCCCCCAATCCTGATTACATTCATCATACGTCGGGTTTACGGCAGCCACTGGGTGTATGAACCCTTGTTCTCCCCCCTTCTCTGTATTAAACAAATCCCGACTCATACATGAATTTCCGGTACCCTCAACCTCATAAGCGTAAAAACCTTTCGATATTAATCCATACTCTTCCGGAAAAACAATATTCTCTTTGTAACGCACGGAAACTACACCTTTAAAAAATTCATAACATATTCCCCACTTCCATCCCGTTAAATCTGTATCTAACTTATCCCCAGTTTCATCGGTATCATCCTTCAAATATCCATAAAAAACGATTCCAGACTCTCCATAGGTATTTCCGAAATATGCCTCTCCTTTCTCGTTCGTATAAGTATTTTTCCCAGGATTCACTTTTACGAGCAAATGACGACGATGTAAATCCTGTCTTACCAAATTTTCCGGCAATAACGAGTAAAAACCCGTCAACAATTTTAAGAATTTTTCAGCCGTTTGCTCGTTTGCAGCCTGGATCGGAAGAGCTGCCCGGTTATTATAAGTAATATTATATTCTGCCACGACTCCTTGATCCGTTTTTAACGCATCCTCTCCGGCAATATCCCAATAGACATGCAAATCATATTTTTGATATAACGCATAACACATTTTATGCGCTTCAGTCGGTCCATCCTTAATTTCCGGAACGGGTCCCTTATATTGCCATTCACCTTTCAAGGCATCTTCTTTTGTACAAGCACCCAATACAAGCACCATGATCCCAATAAACAGTATATTTCTCATATTCATAATTATTCTATTTTAGCGAGGATTAGAACCAATAGAAGGATTCACACTCAACTCCCGTTGTGGAATTTGTAACACATAGCGAGGGTCATCCATTCTCAGACGAGCAACCTCATTTTCGTACCCTACCCGTTCCATAGCAGGACGAGTCGTCCTTCTTAAATCGAACCAACGGTGTCCTTCAAAACATAACTCCCGTCTACGTTCTTCCCACACATATTCAAGTAATGATTGCAGGTTAAAATCCGACGCTTTTAGTAACTCATAAGTTCCATTCCTAAATTTCGTTTCCCTTAGCTGATTCAGATAACTGATAGCTGAGACTATCCCATCCGTCTTGTGTGCGTATGCTTCTGCCAAAATTAAATACATCTCTTCTGTCCTGATCACACGAGTATATCCACTTCCCGCACCTATAGCAATAACCTGATTCAACCATACATACCGATTCTTTGCATAAGTCAACTTTGTTGATGGCTGAATCGAATAGATATTAGCATATGTACTCATGAAATAATAACGTCGTACATCATTCGGGTCAAATTGATCTGCCAAATCTCGATTCACACTAAATGTAGAGAAACGCCCATATGCCATCGTGGGCACTAACTCACTCACCCCATTTACAAAAAGTACGTTACTATTATCTTTCGCTAAATAATCCACACCAGGTATCGTTTCATCATCCCAAAACATAACCTCGTTATTTTCCATCGAAAGAATCTCTCCGTACTCATGCAAACTAAATATGGACGGATTCTCCGTGATGACTTCTTTCGCACATTGGATCGCCTCATCCCACCGGTGCATATAAAGATATACCCTCGCCAGCATCGCTTTCGCAGACAACGCAGTAAACTTCAATTTTTCATTCTTCACAATCGGATTCTCCTTCATCAAGCGAATACTCTCTATCAGATCACCCTCTATTTGTTCGTACACTTCTAGAACCGTATTCCGGGTATAGATTTTATCTTCTGCACTCGTACTATTATTTATCGGAATTCCCGGTTCTGTCTCGCACGTGGCAGGATCATACGCCTTTGCATACAAATTCACCAAATAAAAATAAGAATATGCTCGTAATGCATGAGCTTCCCCTTCTATATTCTTGCGAGTTCGTTGCACATTCTCCTCATTCAACTCCACGCCTTTGGCATCCCGAATATTTTCTAGCACTACATTACAGTAAAATATACTCTCATAAAATTTCTCGAAAGCAATATCTTCATTCGGCATCGTAAGATCATGCCTATCCCTCCACATATAGGCTGCTAATTGTGTATCTCCCAGATCTGCACCGGGCATAGCATGATTTGCCTCTATTAGTTCCACATCATCCGACAAAATATCCAGATAAGGCATCACTTGTTCTGTCAAATAAGCTTTATTCAGCAATTGCTCGTAATCATCAGTTGTCGAAGGTTTCAATTTATTCTGTGGCATTTCCTCCAAGTATTTCTCACAGGCAGAAAAACATAATAACAAACCACAAAATAGCATGTCTCTATATAAATTACATTTTTTCATCATCTCATCATTTTAGAAGTTAACATTCAATCCTAAAGTGAAAGTTGTCTGTAGTGGTAAAGAACCATAGCCCGTTGTCCTATAATTAATCGTTTCCGGATCATAACCTTTCAACCGCTTATCCGCCAACACGAATAAATTCTGAGCTTGAAATTTTAAAGAAATAGCCCCTAGCGGACGATCTCCTAACACAACCTTCCTAATCCAACGGTTGGGTAAACGATACTCCACCATCACGTTCCGCAAACGAAGGAAATCACCAGGTACAACTGTTTCCGTACTCTGATTAAATAACTGTGTCGAATAAACATTTTCCGATCCCCCGATACTAAACAACCCTTCTCCTTTAGACAAGCGGGGTATTCGTTTCGTCACTTCATCTCCGGGGTTCATCCAACGATCCAATATTGAGCGATTCACGTTTTCGTCGGCAGCCGGCTTACTTGCAAAAGCAACATCTGGTAATCGAACCACATTCTTTAAACCAAAAGAAAACAAGGCAGAGAACGTCAAATTTCTGTACTGCACAACATTATTGAAACCGCCGAAAAAAACCGGATCCCGGGTTCCTTCATATTTAAGATTATCTACATTACTATACACCTCTATCGCAATATCCGGATTAGAAGAATCCAACTTATTACCCTCTACATCATAAAAGAGAGGCATCCCATCCTCGTTCAACCCGGCAAAACGATACGAAAACATTGCATTTACAGGTTTTCCCTCGTATACTTCTCCCGGTGTGTACAAAGTCTTTACCAAATTCTGAGCCTGTGGCTTTATGTACGATTTTTCCACGTTATTTTTCACGTACCCGAAGTTAAGCGATGAAAACCAAGATACATCATCCTTACGGATAATCATCCCGGACAAACTCACATCAACACCTTGATTTTTAACATCTGCATAATTCACGTACTTATCCAAGAATCCGGTTACCGCTGATACATTTTTCGAAGCAATCAGATCCCGACTATAATTCCTATAATAATCTACATCAAGCGTTAAACGGTCGTCAAACAACCCTAACTCCAAACCAATATTTAAAGAAGAGGTTGTTTCCCATTTCAAATCAGGATTCGGAGCCTGCACAATCTCCATTTCTAACAACTGATTAAATTCATTAGGTGGCAATGACGAAGCAATCAATTGCGGAGTACTCTCCTCCACGATATTTCCTTGCAACCCGTAAGATCCCCGAATGGCCAGATTTGAAATAATCATTATATCCTTCATAAAATTTTCCCCACTCACAATCCATTTCCCAGAAACAGACCACAAAGGCAAGTATCGATATTTCGGGTTTGAACCGAATAAATTAGACCCGTCAAAACGAACATTCCCGTTAATTACGTAACGATTCTTATACATAGCGGAAAATACTCCATAATATGAAATATATGAACGTTTCGGGATCGTACGGTTCACTCCGTTCCGTTTCAACCCTCCCGTGCTTACCCCTTCCGCTGGCTCATAGAAAATATTTCCCCGATCATGCATATATCCCCATCCATTCGTTGTCAATCCCTTGTATTTTGTAGTACGGAATTCCTGCCCGATCATGGCATCTATCGAGAAGTCTGCAAACAACATTTTTTTATACTCCAAACTATTACGAATCAAAGAAGTTCGCTGTTCATACGTTGTCTCATTGTAAACTCCCCCGAATGGTAATGATGATTTTTCAATCTCTTCCAGAGAACCTTTTCCATATCCATACCCTCGTACTTGCGCTATGTAAGCACTCTGCTCTGTGGCATAATCTATACTAGAAGAGTTCGAAGAAGAATAACTATACAAACCTTTATATTTCAATCCTTTATATAAATCAACAGACAAATTAACAATTGCTTTTATATCTGTCTGAGTGGACTCTTTATGCGTGTTCTCCAATTCATGTAAGATATTAAAGTCTCCGATTCTATTTTCAGAATTTGAATAGAAAAATCTATTCCCATACTCGTCATAAACAGGAATCGTCCGAGCTGTTCTTACCGCATAGCTAAAAGGATCTACGCTAGCATGATAACTTTCCCTGTCCCGACGTCCGACCTGAAGTGTCGTACCCAACTTTACCCCCCGAAACATTTCTGCATTAAATTTCATCAACCCTCCGAACTGCTCATAATCACTAACCTTATCAACCCCGTCTTCCCCATTATAAGTCAGTGAAACATAATAATCCGTTTTATCAGTTCCTCCGGAAATACTTAAATTATGAGTTTGAGAATAAGCATTCCGAAATAATAACTTGAACCAATCTGTATTCATCTCTTCCACCTCTTTTGTTCTAAGAGCCAACTCTGTTTTGGAAATATTCCCGGAAGCGTACAAACCGAGCAGATGTTCTAATCCCACGCTACCCATATTACCCAAACCTTCATCGTATATTTGCTGAGATAATCGCACTCGTTCTTTCGAATTCAACAGATTAAAATCCTTGTAACAAGGTCTCAGGCTCACCGTCGAAGTATGTTGATAGGAAATATTAAAACCATTCCTTTTTCCATTTTTCGTAGTCACCACGATAACACCATTTGCTGCACGGGTCCCGTAAATTGCCGTAGCTGAAGCATCTTTCAAAACTGTAATACTTTCTATATCCGTCGGATTAATTCCCCCGATAGCAGAATTAAACATATTCATCACATCCGGACTATTCAACTCCGCCACAGAAATTGGTACTGAATTTTCCAACATCACACCATCCAATACCCACAATGGATCTGCATTTCCAGCTATCGTCGCAGTTCCCCGTACTCTAATTTTAGGACTAGCCCCCGGTCCTGCAGAAGTATTTACGACAGAAAGTCCCGACAACTGTCCTTGTAACATCTGCTCGATACTCGTAGCCCCTATCGTTTTTAAATCCTCTGTTTTCACTGTCGACACAGCGCTAGTCAATTGTCTTTTCTCTATCTGCTGGTATCCCGTAATTACTACCTCTTCCAGTTCTTCTTTTGCTTCTGTCAATACAACATTCAAGAAAGACTCTCCTTTAAAAACGACCTCCTTTGTTTGCATTCCTACAAAAGAAAAAATCAACACGATGTTCTCCCTTGCCGTCAATCCTAATTCAAATCTCCCGGTAGTATCTGTAGAGACCCCGACCAAAGTACCTTTCACAAGAACCGACACCCCCGGTAAAGTTTCCCCGTTCGTGTTCTTCACCACACCTTGTATGGTTACCCGCTTTTCTTTTTGTAGAGCAACCGGACGAATCACGATCGTTTTCTCAATAAACTCGAATGAATACCTTCCCTGAAGGATCTCCCGTAATACCGCCTCCACGCTCATTTCCTTCGAGGATAGTTGCACAACTTTCGTGGCATCCAATTCCTCGTTACTATAAAAAATATCGTACTTCAGTTGTTTTCGGATGGTAGAAAACACCTCGTCCACGGTCATTCGATCCAGCGAAAAAGTAACTGTTTCCCGTTGTGCAAATGTTGCTGCACTCACGTGGAATAATCCCAGAAAAAGGAAAAAAGTAATTAATTTCATAAGAAACAACCATTTTTTAATTTTACCCAACGGGCAAAAAAATTCCTTGTAATCATTTTTTTTCATACATTTGATCATTGAAGTTAGTAATCGTCTTTAACTGTCACACCAATGAATCGTTAAAGACATTATCAATTATTCGGGATAGGAGTCGCAACCTCTTATCCCTTTTTTACTTTACTTACTGTTACATTTTTACCGGAAATCTCAAAATGAATGTCCGTCGTCTTCTCCAAGAACTGCAACACCTCAGTCAAAGGACGATGTTTATTTATCGTACCGGAAAAACGCATCTTTCTGATCTCATCATCTTGATAACTCATCGTGAAATCATACCAACGCTCTAACTTTTTGACAATATCTTCAAAAGCATAGGTATTAAAATAAAATTTCCCATCTACCCAAGAAGTGTACAATTCAGTGTCAACCGTACTTAACGCCCCCTTCCCCGTCTGTTTATCCACCGTATATTGATCCGTAGGTTTCATGATCACTTGTCCTTCGGCATCTGCCACTTGCACCCGTCCTTCAACCAACGTCGTCTGCCAAGTTACATCCTCCTTGTAAGCTGAAACGTTAAAACTCGTACCTAAAACCGTAATATCTCCTCCTTCCACTCGCACATGAAAAGGGGACAAAGCATTCTTCGCAACTTTAAAATAAGCCTCACCACAAAGATAAACTTCCCTTTTATCCTTCAAGAAACGAACTGGGAAACGCAACGTCGTTTCTGAATTTAACCACACCCTTGATCCGTCAGGTAATTGTAAAGAATATTCCCCACCCTTAGGTATATACAATGTATTATAAGACATCTTACTTGAATCCTCCGCAACAAAAGATCCATCATATCTTAATTCACCATTCTCATCATCATTCACGAATTTCATTCCAAGAACCTCCACCTCGTGTACATCCATATCTGAATCCAGAACCACCCTTTTCCCGTTAGCCAATATTAATTCCGCTTTATGTGTCCCAGAAGAAATAGAGTCCATTGAAACCGTCGCTAAAGGAAGATTATTCTTATTCTGATAAACCATCCATAAAAAGACAATACCGACCATCACGATCAAAACAGCGGCATATTTGAATACACTAGTTATCCCTCTTCGATGTTCCCGGGTGCGAGATTCAATATTCAACCAAGCCCGTTTCTCATCATATTTTTGTTCTTTAACAGGTTTAGCAGCTCTTCGCACTCGAAACAACATCTTCATTAACTCTTTTACCTGTTCATGAGAGTATTCAAGTTCGTCATCATCCCCCATCTTTTCTTTATTCCATAATAAAGAAATCTTCTCCCACATATCCTCTGAAAATTGCAACTTCATCTCCGTATTGTTTTAAAATTTCTCTTAAGGCAACCGGAATTCAAAAAAGGGTGAGTAAAAAATGAACTTTTTACAATTTATTTTTCATCACCATTCGTTTTCACCCTTAAAGAACAGATCTTATGAGTGACAAAAAATAAAAATGAAGATGATATAGACACCCCAACATATTCACGAATCGTGCGATAGGCTTTAAGTATGTGGGATTTTACCGTATTTACAGATATATTCAATTCTTCAGCTATTTCCTTATACTTTTTCCCCTCCAAACTACTCATCATAAACACTGTACGGCATTGAGATGGTAATACTTGAAGCGCTTGACGAATTTTCTCCAATTGCATAGTCTCTTCCTCTGAATACTCTTCCCTAGCTAAGTCCTCTAAGAATTCAACCAACAAACGACTATGGTTACGTTCCATCGCCTGATGTTTTAATACATTTAAAGCCCGATGTTTTACAGATGTATATAAATATGATTTTACAGAAACTCCTACAACAATCACCTCGCGGTTATTCCACACATACACGAATACATCCTGAACGGCATCCTCCGCTTCACTTGTGCTGTCCAGATACGTTAAAGCGTAATTACACAATACCTGATAATACTTCTGAAATAAGTTTCCAAAAGCATTACGATCTCCTTGAATAATCGCCGCAAATAATTTTTTATCAATTTCTATTTCACACAATGCATCCGTCATTTGACAAATATAAAACAAAACAATTGAAAATTGAAAATGAAAGAAAATAAAAAAGGGCGAGTCACTTGAACTCGCCCTCTCTTCTAAATTCAGCATCGACCTACTCTCCCACCTGTCGGCAGTACCATCGGCGCTAACGGGCTTAACTTCTCTGTTCGGGATGGGAAGAGGTGGATCACCGTCGCTATAGACACCTTTTAATGTTTTCCAGTCACTTCATCGAGCCCTCCGGCCGCTCGTGACAATATCTTTAAAGTTCATTTATTCATGCTTTTCTATCGACCGCCAATCACCTTGATTGACAATCGCTTGGAACGTTAACTGAATCATCTCACCCACCGAACGTCAACTTTCGGGTGATTAGTACCACTCGGCTTTGCCGTCACCGGCTTTACACCTGTGGCCTATCCACGTCGTCGTCTACGACGACCCTGTAAGGAGATCTCATCTCGAGGCAGGCTTCGCGCTTAGATGCTTTCAGCGCTTATCCCGTCCGCGCGTGGCTACCCTGCCGTACGACTGGCGTCATAACAGGTTCACTAGCGGCGCGTCCAACCCGGTCCTCTCGTACTAGAGTCAGGACCTCTCGAATCTCCAGCGCCCACGACAGATAGGGACCGAACTGTCTCACGACGTTCTGAACCCAGCTCGCGTGCCACTTTAATCGGCGAACAGCCGAACCCTTGGGACCTTCTCCAGCCCCAGGATGTGACGAGCCGACATCGAGGTGCCAAACCGCCCCGTCGATATGAGCTCTTGGGGGCGATCAGCCTGTTATCCCCGGAGTACCTTTTATCCTTTGAGCGATGACCCTTCCACGCGGGATCACCGGATCACTATGCCCTGCTTTCGCACCCGATCGACTCGTTGGTCTCCCGGTCAAGCACCCTTGTGCCATTGCACTCTACGGTTGATTACCAACCAACCCGAGGGTACCTTTGGAAGCCTCCGTTACGCTTTTGGAGGCGACCACCCCAGTCAAACTACCCACCACGCGGTGTCCCCATTACAATGGGTTAGATCCCAGACAAGAGAAGGGTCGTATTTCAACGATGGCTCCACGATTCCTGGCGAAACCGCTTCATGGCCTCCGACCTATCCTACACGTCCCGTGCCCGGGAACAACGCGAAGCTGCAGTAAAGGTTCACGGGGTCTTTCCGTCCCGTCGCGGGTACCCGGCATCTTCACCGGAACTACAATTTCACCGAGCTCATGGTCGAGACAGTGCCCAGAT
The window above is part of the Butyricimonas paravirosa genome. Proteins encoded here:
- a CDS encoding FecR family protein, which gives rise to MKLQFSEDMWEKISLLWNKEKMGDDDELEYSHEQVKELMKMLFRVRRAAKPVKEQKYDEKRAWLNIESRTREHRRGITSVFKYAAVLIVMVGIVFLWMVYQNKNNLPLATVSMDSISSGTHKAELILANGKRVVLDSDMDVHEVEVLGMKFVNDDENGELRYDGSFVAEDSSKMSYNTLYIPKGGEYSLQLPDGSRVWLNSETTLRFPVRFLKDKREVYLCGEAYFKVAKNALSPFHVRVEGGDITVLGTSFNVSAYKEDVTWQTTLVEGRVQVADAEGQVIMKPTDQYTVDKQTGKGALSTVDTELYTSWVDGKFYFNTYAFEDIVKKLERWYDFTMSYQDDEIRKMRFSGTINKHRPLTEVLQFLEKTTDIHFEISGKNVTVSKVKKG
- a CDS encoding SusC/RagA family TonB-linked outer membrane protein; this encodes MKLITFFLFLGLFHVSAATFAQRETVTFSLDRMTVDEVFSTIRKQLKYDIFYSNEELDATKVVQLSSKEMSVEAVLREILQGRYSFEFIEKTIVIRPVALQKEKRVTIQGVVKNTNGETLPGVSVLVKGTLVGVSTDTTGRFELGLTARENIVLIFSFVGMQTKEVVFKGESFLNVVLTEAKEELEEVVITGYQQIEKRQLTSAVSTVKTEDLKTIGATSIEQMLQGQLSGLSVVNTSAGPGASPKIRVRGTATIAGNADPLWVLDGVMLENSVPISVAELNSPDVMNMFNSAIGGINPTDIESITVLKDASATAIYGTRAANGVIVVTTKNGKRNGFNISYQHTSTVSLRPCYKDFNLLNSKERVRLSQQIYDEGLGNMGSVGLEHLLGLYASGNISKTELALRTKEVEEMNTDWFKLLFRNAYSQTHNLSISGGTDKTDYYVSLTYNGEDGVDKVSDYEQFGGLMKFNAEMFRGVKLGTTLQVGRRDRESYHASVDPFSYAVRTARTIPVYDEYGNRFFYSNSENRIGDFNILHELENTHKESTQTDIKAIVNLSVDLYKGLKYKGLYSYSSSNSSSIDYATEQSAYIAQVRGYGYGKGSLEEIEKSSLPFGGVYNETTYEQRTSLIRNSLEYKKMLFADFSIDAMIGQEFRTTKYKGLTTNGWGYMHDRGNIFYEPAEGVSTGGLKRNGVNRTIPKRSYISYYGVFSAMYKNRYVINGNVRFDGSNLFGSNPKYRYLPLWSVSGKWIVSGENFMKDIMIISNLAIRGSYGLQGNIVEESTPQLIASSLPPNEFNQLLEMEIVQAPNPDLKWETTSSLNIGLELGLFDDRLTLDVDYYRNYSRDLIASKNVSAVTGFLDKYVNYADVKNQGVDVSLSGMIIRKDDVSWFSSLNFGYVKNNVEKSYIKPQAQNLVKTLYTPGEVYEGKPVNAMFSYRFAGLNEDGMPLFYDVEGNKLDSSNPDIAIEVYSNVDNLKYEGTRDPVFFGGFNNVVQYRNLTFSALFSFGLKNVVRLPDVAFASKPAADENVNRSILDRWMNPGDEVTKRIPRLSKGEGLFSIGGSENVYSTQLFNQSTETVVPGDFLRLRNVMVEYRLPNRWIRKVVLGDRPLGAISLKFQAQNLFVLADKRLKGYDPETINYRTTGYGSLPLQTTFTLGLNVNF
- a CDS encoding RagB/SusD family nutrient uptake outer membrane protein — translated: MKKCNLYRDMLFCGLLLCFSACEKYLEEMPQNKLKPSTTDDYEQLLNKAYLTEQVMPYLDILSDDVELIEANHAMPGADLGDTQLAAYMWRDRHDLTMPNEDIAFEKFYESIFYCNVVLENIRDAKGVELNEENVQRTRKNIEGEAHALRAYSYFYLVNLYAKAYDPATCETEPGIPINNSTSAEDKIYTRNTVLEVYEQIEGDLIESIRLMKENPIVKNEKLKFTALSAKAMLARVYLYMHRWDEAIQCAKEVITENPSIFSLHEYGEILSMENNEVMFWDDETIPGVDYLAKDNSNVLFVNGVSELVPTMAYGRFSTFSVNRDLADQFDPNDVRRYYFMSTYANIYSIQPSTKLTYAKNRYVWLNQVIAIGAGSGYTRVIRTEEMYLILAEAYAHKTDGIVSAISYLNQLRETKFRNGTYELLKASDFNLQSLLEYVWEERRRELCFEGHRWFDLRRTTRPAMERVGYENEVARLRMDDPRYVLQIPQRELSVNPSIGSNPR
- a CDS encoding TlpA disulfide reductase family protein, with the protein product MRKFLLIMSYCIVLAGCGSTTGYRITGMIPGMQDGVKVYLEMIDEDSAEKIDSTIVLGEKFVLESTKSLSCPRMAMLIYNLTPDEQNQRKVELRRTVLFLSDGVELHCTCPVDSLPSCYFSPKIQDHNVLITGSLDVDLYMDYLRQTTNLRQQRFDARNDYLDAYKKVETGEITLHEVMEMVRERDKTVKELNDRILRFLKTHGNSIVAVDGLIWLLDANPSCFTLKEINQYIEMIAPQLLETPLGKRLQIAIERAKACAKGELYKDIELTNLEGKKVKLSEYILPGQCNMLEFWASWCAPCRGEIPHLRHIYELCEDGNFNMISISLDQKETDWKKAVQEENMIWAQLNDPLGFEGPVRKDYRVNGVPFCLILDKEGRIVCAGVRKVELDVALSDLLGDKLKI
- a CDS encoding RNA polymerase sigma-70 factor; translated protein: MTDALCEIEIDKKLFAAIIQGDRNAFGNLFQKYYQVLCNYALTYLDSTSEAEDAVQDVFVYVWNNREVIVVGVSVKSYLYTSVKHRALNVLKHQAMERNHSRLLVEFLEDLAREEYSEEETMQLEKIRQALQVLPSQCRTVFMMSSLEGKKYKEIAEELNISVNTVKSHILKAYRTIREYVGVSISSSFLFFVTHKICSLRVKTNGDEK